One stretch of Muribaculum intestinale DNA includes these proteins:
- a CDS encoding ISAs1 family transposase → MTVPDHRVTGRCTYALSDLLTIALLTYICGGEDYVDMSEFAYYRARDFGLIADRPDRSPSPDTFERLMSAVDPDEIERCLVEHGRKFLDTLAEKQVVIDGKKLRGTSPKQHGSKGDYIMNAYVSENHIVVGQQRLKDKENEIVAIPQLLEKLDIEGATISIDAIGTQINIAQNILDRKAHYFLAVKDNQGALNEQVIDAFRYNKPTDSASQMDADHGRIEIRDCRILKADTIEDKDVLARWPGLKTLVEVTSSVDYGDHTATAVRRYISDEDYPKAAYFNMLARGHWSIENQLHWNLDVTFLEDACRARKGYASLNLSTIRKLAMQVIKEHVDKSSLKKRRFKASLSNDYLTDMLLKAKF, encoded by the coding sequence ATGACAGTACCGGATCATCGAGTTACAGGTCGTTGCACGTATGCACTTTCCGACCTTTTGACAATCGCTTTGCTGACCTATATCTGCGGAGGCGAGGATTATGTTGACATGAGCGAGTTCGCCTATTATCGGGCACGTGATTTTGGTCTTATTGCCGACCGTCCTGACCGCAGCCCGTCACCTGACACTTTCGAGCGGCTGATGAGCGCCGTGGATCCCGATGAGATTGAGAGATGTCTGGTTGAGCATGGCAGGAAGTTCCTTGACACGCTTGCTGAGAAGCAGGTTGTCATAGATGGCAAAAAGCTCAGAGGCACATCGCCTAAACAGCATGGCTCGAAAGGCGATTATATCATGAACGCCTATGTCAGCGAGAATCACATTGTAGTAGGACAGCAGCGTCTCAAAGACAAGGAAAATGAAATAGTCGCCATACCTCAGCTTCTTGAAAAACTGGATATCGAAGGTGCCACAATCTCGATAGATGCGATTGGTACACAGATTAATATCGCTCAGAATATCCTTGACCGGAAAGCTCATTACTTCCTTGCCGTCAAGGACAATCAGGGCGCTCTGAACGAACAGGTAATCGATGCATTCCGCTACAATAAGCCCACTGACTCGGCTTCGCAGATGGATGCCGACCACGGACGTATAGAGATACGCGATTGCCGGATACTCAAAGCCGATACAATCGAAGACAAGGATGTATTGGCTCGTTGGCCTGGACTGAAAACATTGGTAGAGGTCACTTCCTCGGTTGACTATGGAGACCACACGGCAACTGCCGTCAGAAGATACATTAGTGACGAGGATTATCCTAAGGCTGCGTACTTCAATATGTTGGCTCGAGGGCATTGGTCTATCGAGAATCAACTGCATTGGAATCTTGATGTGACATTCCTCGAAGATGCCTGCCGTGCAAGGAAAGGGTATGCGTCACTAAACCTCTCAACAATAAGGAAGTTGGCTATGCAGGTTATAAAAGAGCATGTTGACAAAAGCAGTCTAAAGAAAAGGCGCTTCAAAGCGAGCCTTTCCAACGACTATTTGACCGATATGCTGCTTAAAGCCAAATTTTGA
- a CDS encoding peptide MFS transporter, with amino-acid sequence MFKNQPAGLYVLSLANTGERFGYYTMLAIFLLFLQAKFGFDSTVSGQIYAGFLALVYFMPLIGGWVADRWSFSKCVVTGIAVMFIGYMVMAIPTEIRSTSSLVILCAALLLIAVGTGLFKGNLQVMVGDLYNNARFSGQRDAAFSLFYMAINIGSMFAPMAATAMCNMAMKAQGLTYVSTLPAMCNLYLDGHENAADIIATATEAGMTPGADLTAWASQYITTLTTGYSYGFAVACVSLIASFLIYSLGRKTYAHILNDKKNGTAKAAVSAGPELTPAQTRQRVIALLLVFAVVIFFWMVFHQNGATLTEFAKTCTSPEAGGWTRIGFNVWALLSIAVGVYALFNLFQTKSNLSRLISVALLALVAWAVYYFYNTTPDPLTGIQPQEYQQFNPFYVVALTPVSLAFFGWLAKRKKEPSAPRKIGYGMLMAAIAYGVMCVGSLAIVGTSAAVSPNWLIGTYLLLTFAELLLSPMGISFVSKVAPPKLKGSMMGGWFAATAVGNYLVSIPMLLWGKISTAALWGILIIICLISAAFIFSIMKKLEAATSDAPAADTDSL; translated from the coding sequence ATGTTTAAAAACCAACCCGCAGGACTGTATGTGCTGTCGCTTGCCAACACAGGCGAGCGTTTCGGCTACTACACCATGCTTGCTATCTTCCTCCTCTTCCTGCAGGCTAAGTTTGGCTTTGACTCGACTGTGTCGGGTCAGATCTATGCCGGCTTCCTTGCACTCGTTTATTTCATGCCGCTCATCGGCGGATGGGTCGCCGACCGCTGGAGCTTCTCCAAGTGTGTGGTCACCGGTATAGCCGTAATGTTCATCGGCTATATGGTAATGGCCATACCGACCGAAATCCGTAGCACATCTTCGCTTGTGATTCTGTGCGCAGCATTGCTCCTTATCGCCGTAGGAACCGGCCTGTTCAAGGGCAATCTACAGGTGATGGTAGGCGATCTTTACAACAACGCACGTTTCAGCGGACAGCGCGACGCCGCATTCTCCCTCTTCTATATGGCCATCAATATCGGGTCGATGTTTGCCCCGATGGCAGCGACAGCAATGTGCAACATGGCTATGAAAGCCCAGGGCCTGACCTATGTAAGCACACTCCCCGCAATGTGCAACCTCTATCTTGACGGCCATGAGAATGCCGCCGACATAATCGCTACCGCAACAGAAGCAGGGATGACACCCGGAGCCGACCTCACCGCATGGGCATCACAGTACATAACCACCCTGACCACCGGCTACAGCTATGGCTTTGCAGTGGCTTGCGTGTCGCTTATTGCCAGCTTCCTTATATATTCTCTCGGACGCAAGACATACGCCCACATACTTAACGACAAGAAAAACGGCACAGCCAAAGCCGCAGTATCGGCCGGTCCGGAACTCACTCCGGCACAGACCCGCCAGCGCGTTATCGCCCTGCTTCTCGTGTTTGCCGTAGTTATATTCTTCTGGATGGTATTCCACCAGAACGGAGCCACTCTCACCGAATTTGCCAAGACATGCACATCGCCCGAAGCCGGTGGATGGACACGCATAGGATTCAATGTATGGGCACTGCTCAGCATTGCCGTGGGTGTCTACGCCCTCTTCAACCTGTTCCAGACAAAGAGCAACCTCAGCCGACTGATATCTGTAGCACTGCTCGCGCTGGTGGCATGGGCCGTATACTATTTCTACAACACTACACCTGATCCTCTTACCGGTATCCAACCCCAGGAGTATCAGCAGTTCAACCCCTTCTATGTAGTTGCCCTCACTCCGGTAAGCCTTGCATTCTTCGGCTGGCTCGCAAAGAGAAAGAAAGAGCCATCCGCACCACGTAAAATCGGATACGGCATGCTCATGGCTGCCATCGCATATGGTGTGATGTGTGTCGGTTCGCTCGCCATCGTAGGCACATCGGCCGCTGTATCACCCAACTGGCTCATCGGCACCTACCTGCTCCTTACTTTCGCCGAGCTTCTTCTCTCTCCGATGGGTATATCCTTTGTAAGCAAAGTAGCACCTCCCAAACTGAAAGGCTCGATGATGGGCGGATGGTTTGCAGCGACAGCCGTCGGCAACTATCTCGTGTCTATACCTATGCTTCTTTGGGGTAAAATCTCCACGGCAGCCCTATGGGGTATCCTCATCATTATATGTCTCATCTCGGCAGCATTCATATTCTCAATCATGAAAAAGCTCGAGGCTGCCACCTCCGACGCTCCCGCAGCTGACACCGACTCACTCTAG
- a CDS encoding calcineurin-like phosphoesterase C-terminal domain-containing protein, which produces MIDTPNITGTVADINGNPIAGAIVSDGKNIVLTDSTGFYSMNSDKTKGTVWVSIPRGYEPPISGSRPQFFASLTRPKKVAERHDFVLTPIENPDSYALLVHTDQHLTGRPTGDIEQFRSFIIPDFNSTIAQYRAQGKHVYSISLGDAGWEKHWVEYSFGLPDVACEFDRIECPVFSVIGNHDYNPYVSGDTNSTDIFRKNFGPTYYSFNLGRIHYIVLDDIVYINANATPTEMGDRDYRRRLDADQLRWLKADLATLPTTSEPIVICSHIPFYSAPALNDNGSLTVTNSLRNVEEIEEILRPYNNIKVFTGHHHRAYNVESPRHKGITEWVYPAICATMWRTKQLAGNHITADGCIGGYGIWTVDSTDMSYRYKSPGYPADYQMRVYDLNTVLINAKLVSNKAAKSKVAKCAHGYNKRNKRNELLINVFAYGPGWKVEARENGLPLKVEQVAASDPLHILSYEIAQLNNGEHNAHSKSNPSIHFFKATASAPDTQVTVTVTDPWGHIYTETVERPKAFHKLMK; this is translated from the coding sequence ATGATTGACACACCAAACATAACCGGTACTGTGGCAGACATTAACGGCAATCCAATTGCAGGGGCAATCGTTTCCGACGGAAAAAATATCGTTCTGACTGATTCCACCGGATTCTACAGCATGAATTCCGACAAAACAAAAGGAACCGTATGGGTAAGTATTCCAAGAGGATACGAGCCTCCGATATCCGGCTCACGTCCACAGTTTTTTGCATCGTTGACCAGGCCAAAGAAAGTTGCCGAGCGACATGATTTCGTTCTGACGCCGATAGAGAATCCCGACAGTTACGCACTACTTGTCCACACCGACCAGCATCTCACCGGACGCCCGACAGGCGACATAGAACAGTTCCGTTCATTTATCATCCCCGACTTCAATTCTACAATAGCGCAATACCGGGCTCAAGGGAAACACGTATACAGCATATCGCTCGGCGACGCCGGATGGGAGAAACACTGGGTCGAGTATTCATTCGGGCTACCTGACGTAGCATGCGAGTTTGACCGCATCGAATGCCCGGTATTCAGCGTCATCGGCAACCACGACTACAACCCCTATGTATCAGGCGATACCAATTCAACCGATATTTTCCGCAAGAACTTCGGCCCGACATATTATTCATTCAACCTTGGACGGATACACTATATCGTACTCGACGATATAGTGTACATCAACGCCAATGCCACACCTACAGAGATGGGCGACCGGGATTACCGTCGGCGTCTTGATGCCGACCAACTCCGGTGGCTCAAGGCCGATCTCGCCACACTCCCCACCACATCAGAGCCTATAGTAATATGCTCTCATATACCATTTTATTCGGCTCCGGCGCTTAACGACAACGGCTCGTTAACGGTGACCAACAGTCTGCGGAATGTTGAGGAAATCGAAGAGATACTACGCCCGTACAATAATATAAAAGTGTTCACCGGTCACCATCATCGTGCATATAATGTAGAAAGTCCACGCCACAAAGGAATTACCGAATGGGTATATCCGGCTATATGTGCCACCATGTGGCGAACAAAACAGCTGGCAGGCAATCACATAACGGCCGACGGATGCATCGGCGGCTACGGAATATGGACCGTCGACAGCACAGATATGTCCTACCGATATAAGTCACCGGGCTATCCGGCCGACTACCAGATGCGTGTCTACGACCTTAACACCGTGCTTATCAATGCCAAATTGGTCAGCAATAAAGCGGCAAAATCAAAGGTGGCCAAATGTGCCCATGGCTACAACAAACGCAACAAGCGCAACGAACTGCTCATAAACGTATTCGCTTACGGTCCGGGATGGAAAGTCGAAGCCCGGGAAAACGGATTGCCGCTAAAAGTCGAACAGGTGGCGGCAAGCGATCCGCTACATATTCTCTCTTATGAGATTGCGCAGCTCAACAACGGAGAGCACAACGCCCATTCCAAATCAAACCCCTCAATCCACTTTTTCAAGGCAACAGCATCGGCACCGGACACACAGGTTACCGTCACTGTTACCGATCCATGGGGGCATATCTACACCGAAACTGTAGAACGTCCTAAAGCATTTCATAAACTAATGAAATAA
- a CDS encoding FecR family protein: MNEHQEIIDYLTSTSDIPADLLKAIQQWLIEHGGEAATTGALFSVWDNMGNDNGRTSVDPDIAKGLQRILRDIDSSRTDAALSSSHSAITLSEEPYIADTPPIECSIKPVNEKPAFTKWLFIAASICVIFSVGSFLLGNMMARHSSDTVLLAAEGSIGKYTLPDGTRLWLNGGSTLTYNSDFDDSAERRVSIDGEAYFEVTRNPRRPFIVEMESMDVKVLGTSFSARSYPYSGAEEVILLSGKVELNSPLLPDALIMRPDQKVTLDKVARQAVVEPANARAYCRWIEPVTTFDNEPLGDILILLSRRYGLDISVNDSAQVDTRMSITLNSSQSLDEVISIIEHIIPVKITADGNSLTLASAKAG, encoded by the coding sequence ATGAACGAACATCAGGAAATTATCGACTATCTTACTTCGACGTCCGACATCCCGGCCGACCTTCTGAAAGCCATCCAACAATGGCTCATAGAACACGGCGGAGAGGCTGCGACCACAGGTGCTCTGTTTTCCGTATGGGACAATATGGGCAATGACAACGGACGCACATCCGTTGACCCCGATATAGCCAAGGGCCTGCAGCGAATATTACGCGATATTGACTCATCAAGAACAGATGCAGCACTGTCATCATCACATAGTGCCATAACGCTTTCCGAAGAACCATATATAGCGGATACCCCCCCGATTGAATGCTCCATAAAGCCCGTCAATGAAAAACCGGCATTTACAAAGTGGCTGTTTATCGCAGCTTCCATTTGTGTGATTTTTTCTGTCGGTTCATTCCTACTCGGAAATATGATGGCCCGTCATTCATCCGACACAGTATTGCTCGCTGCAGAAGGCTCAATCGGCAAATACACCCTGCCCGACGGCACTCGACTGTGGCTTAACGGAGGCTCGACACTGACATACAACAGCGACTTTGACGACTCCGCCGAACGACGTGTATCAATCGACGGCGAAGCATACTTTGAGGTGACACGCAATCCGCGCCGTCCATTTATTGTAGAGATGGAATCAATGGATGTAAAGGTACTCGGCACATCGTTCAGCGCACGCTCATACCCATACTCAGGAGCTGAAGAAGTAATATTGCTGTCAGGTAAAGTAGAACTAAACAGTCCGCTACTGCCCGATGCGCTTATAATGCGGCCCGACCAGAAAGTCACTCTTGACAAGGTAGCACGACAGGCTGTTGTCGAGCCTGCCAATGCCAGAGCATATTGCCGATGGATTGAGCCGGTGACCACATTTGACAACGAGCCGCTTGGCGACATTCTGATTTTACTGTCACGCCGTTATGGCCTCGACATCTCTGTAAACGACTCTGCTCAAGTCGACACACGCATGTCAATAACACTAAACAGTTCACAGTCGCTTGACGAAGTGATATCGATTATAGAGCATATAATCCCGGTAAAAATTACTGCCGATGGAAACAGTCTCACCCTCGCCTCGGCAAAAGCCGGATGA
- a CDS encoding tyrosine-type recombinase/integrase produces MATIKVKFREPSMPGNKGTVIYRISHGNKTRCITTSYLIHPAQWNYRRNMPLTDINMKSSDIPEITRNINRDIRLLERIIRTLSDRAVTFDADDITERFNRTTTENSLFNFMNATINRLIQNGRIRTSETYTAALRSFRKFREGRDIPLDELDTDTIEAYEAFLRANGLVPNSISFYMRILRALYNRAVEAGITQQQKPFRHVYTGIDKTVKRALPISKIRQLRNLELSQSPALAYARDIFMLSFYLRGMSFIDMAFLRKTALHNNRITYRRHKTGQQLTIACTPEMKTILNRYPGNASDYLLPIIPLHVTDERKAYRNQSYSINRRLKQIAVMLDITTPLTLYVARHSWASAAKDSGIPINIISQGMGHDSETTTQIYLSSLDTSVIDHANSLILSSLL; encoded by the coding sequence ATGGCAACTATAAAAGTAAAATTCCGAGAGCCGTCTATGCCAGGAAATAAAGGAACCGTCATCTACCGGATTTCACATGGAAACAAAACGCGCTGTATCACAACCTCATATCTCATTCATCCGGCACAATGGAACTACCGACGAAACATGCCACTCACCGACATCAACATGAAATCATCGGATATTCCCGAGATTACCAGAAATATAAACCGCGATATAAGGCTTCTGGAAAGAATAATCAGGACACTTTCCGACCGGGCTGTTACGTTTGACGCCGACGATATTACCGAAAGATTCAATCGTACGACAACCGAAAACTCACTGTTCAATTTTATGAACGCCACGATAAACAGACTGATACAAAATGGGAGAATACGCACATCAGAAACATATACCGCAGCTCTACGCAGTTTTCGTAAATTCAGAGAGGGGCGCGACATCCCGCTTGACGAACTCGATACAGATACCATCGAGGCATATGAGGCTTTCCTGCGTGCGAATGGACTGGTTCCTAACTCAATATCTTTCTACATGCGCATACTCAGGGCCTTGTACAACCGCGCTGTTGAGGCCGGCATTACCCAACAGCAGAAACCATTCCGCCATGTATATACAGGCATTGACAAGACTGTAAAGAGAGCGCTTCCAATATCAAAAATACGACAATTGCGCAATCTTGAGCTATCTCAATCTCCTGCACTCGCATATGCCCGCGATATTTTTATGCTGAGTTTCTATCTGCGCGGAATGAGTTTCATCGACATGGCGTTTCTACGCAAAACGGCTCTGCACAACAACCGCATAACATACCGCCGCCACAAAACCGGGCAACAACTCACGATAGCATGTACACCGGAAATGAAAACAATTCTCAACCGATATCCCGGCAATGCATCTGACTATCTTCTTCCTATAATCCCTTTACATGTGACCGACGAACGCAAAGCCTACCGCAACCAAAGCTACAGCATAAACCGACGTCTGAAACAGATTGCCGTAATGCTTGATATAACCACCCCTCTCACACTGTATGTTGCGCGCCACAGCTGGGCCTCAGCCGCAAAAGACAGTGGAATCCCTATCAACATAATAAGTCAGGGGATGGGGCACGACTCCGAAACCACCACACAGATTTATCTGTCCTCCCTCGACACATCTGTAATCGACCATGCCAACTCTCTGATTCTGTCATCCCTACTATAA
- a CDS encoding SusC/RagA family TonB-linked outer membrane protein: protein MTANYKFCGITRRLSQIRAKALIAASIIAMSASSPLSVAAALPRVSINANDITVKQLLHDIESKCNYTFAYSDGAGLPTSKRVTLHATDRPIDEILAEVLPGADVEIKGTTIMLTPAKAAPETSKSGSAKTPKANKKTVTGRVVDDSGEPIIGATVMQKGTNNGTSTDIDGNFTLSISGKNPTLVARYVGCEPKEIKAAPGTSVNITLDQSGVKLNDVVVTALGISREQKSLGYAVSKVSSEDLNNTVSGNWLNSMNGKVAGLSMTSAGSGPLGSMRVVLRGEQSLNYGANEALFVVDGVPITSGDAGTGSGASFSNSDAPIDFGNGASEINPEDVESVTVLKGPAATALYGSRAANGAIVITTKSGKAEKGVGVTLNSSITWEKAGYYPEFQGVYGPGADGGFAPYAFWRFKNIDVPEGFPAKANGSRMSYGEAYSADKLRSQYNSYNPVTGEWTLTPFVYADDWFTGFMETGVTYRNNITVSSNNGKGTSARLSITDTRNDWILPNTGYKNQTVSVALNTKMNKWMKLQARVNYLHKSSDNLPVQGYSNQSPFYMLIWGNTNISPAQYREEYFGGKCTLENYSGDRYDGKAMVGSMGNAKPVNPYRQMYEATNAINKDRVYGNVALNIAFPVKGLTLDLRAGTDISVDWRQQKKPFRSPDYDRGFYREQNNRDIETNLDFMLRYVNNKLVGKRLGLNAAFGGNSMIRRVFRNSVTLKNLGEEGIYNTTNLPDGEFARPYNWRSHKVVNSFYGFVNLSWDDTYYLDLTARNDWSSALGRGNWSFFYPSVSASVLLDNALKLHDSAPWIDMLKIRGSWANVGNDTNPYTLTDTYASSSSYPSSSLLPTTAANYFIKPENVESWEIGIESMFLHNRFGVDVAFYNSSTTNQIVSAVADMITGVSARKMNAGEIRNRGVEIALHVIPVQTRNFTWSFDINWSRNWNKLVSLDKDWDPSAAFIQNDGAGGSYASIRSYVGEEMGWIYGKGYKRAPQGATYTDANGNVVDCSGMKIIDASNGIPLLDDAADTRIAKVNPTWRGGMTHSFRYRDFTLGLTFSAQMGGHAFSHTNAVLSYMGKLTNSLEGRYDGLTVEGVVATENADGSITYTPNTRPVASVIDYYQKAKYIRNNAEEHTFKTDFFKLGEARLDYSLPRKICRKLRVVQGAAIGVYATNIFCITDWPQFDPEAAGTMNGTNIVNGLEMGALPMTRTYGFNIKLSF, encoded by the coding sequence ATGACTGCAAACTACAAATTCTGCGGCATTACGCGAAGGCTTTCACAAATTCGTGCAAAAGCCTTGATTGCGGCATCAATTATTGCTATGTCGGCCTCGTCGCCCCTATCGGTAGCCGCCGCTCTACCAAGGGTAAGCATCAATGCAAACGACATTACCGTAAAACAACTGCTTCACGACATTGAGTCGAAATGTAATTATACATTTGCCTACAGTGACGGAGCAGGTCTACCGACATCAAAGCGCGTCACACTCCATGCTACCGACCGACCTATCGACGAGATTCTCGCCGAAGTTCTTCCGGGAGCCGACGTGGAGATAAAAGGCACAACAATCATGCTCACCCCGGCCAAGGCTGCGCCCGAAACATCCAAATCCGGAAGCGCAAAGACACCCAAGGCCAATAAAAAGACCGTGACCGGGCGCGTTGTCGATGACAGCGGAGAGCCGATAATAGGAGCTACTGTGATGCAGAAAGGTACCAACAACGGTACCTCAACCGATATCGACGGCAACTTCACCCTTTCCATCTCTGGCAAAAACCCTACTTTGGTGGCCCGCTACGTAGGTTGCGAGCCCAAAGAGATAAAGGCCGCCCCGGGCACTTCGGTCAACATCACGCTTGACCAGTCAGGAGTAAAACTAAACGACGTTGTTGTCACCGCGCTTGGTATCAGCCGAGAGCAGAAGTCGCTCGGCTACGCTGTGTCAAAGGTATCAAGCGAAGACCTTAATAATACCGTATCCGGCAACTGGCTTAACTCCATGAACGGTAAAGTTGCAGGCCTTTCGATGACAAGTGCCGGTTCAGGCCCCCTTGGCTCCATGCGCGTTGTACTACGTGGTGAACAGTCGCTTAACTATGGTGCCAACGAGGCGCTTTTCGTAGTCGACGGTGTGCCCATCACCTCAGGAGATGCCGGCACCGGCAGTGGAGCTTCATTCTCCAACTCAGATGCACCTATCGATTTCGGTAACGGCGCCTCTGAAATCAATCCCGAAGACGTAGAGTCAGTGACCGTGCTGAAAGGTCCGGCGGCTACCGCCCTATATGGTTCACGTGCAGCCAACGGAGCCATCGTCATAACTACAAAATCAGGAAAGGCCGAGAAAGGCGTGGGAGTCACTCTCAACTCATCTATAACCTGGGAAAAAGCCGGATACTATCCCGAATTCCAGGGAGTCTACGGTCCGGGAGCCGACGGTGGCTTTGCCCCATACGCATTCTGGCGATTCAAAAACATAGACGTACCCGAAGGATTTCCGGCTAAAGCCAACGGCTCACGCATGAGCTACGGCGAAGCATACAGCGCCGACAAACTGCGCAGCCAATACAACTCGTACAACCCCGTCACCGGCGAGTGGACACTCACGCCCTTTGTATATGCCGACGACTGGTTTACCGGATTCATGGAAACAGGTGTAACATACCGCAACAACATTACCGTAAGCTCCAACAACGGCAAAGGAACATCAGCACGCCTGTCTATAACAGATACACGCAACGACTGGATTCTCCCCAACACCGGATATAAGAACCAGACAGTATCGGTAGCGCTCAACACAAAAATGAACAAATGGATGAAGCTGCAGGCCCGTGTCAACTATCTGCACAAATCATCCGACAATCTGCCGGTACAGGGCTATAGCAATCAGAGCCCATTCTACATGCTTATATGGGGCAACACCAACATAAGCCCTGCTCAGTATCGGGAAGAATATTTTGGAGGCAAATGTACTCTCGAAAACTATTCAGGCGACCGTTATGACGGCAAAGCCATGGTAGGAAGCATGGGAAATGCCAAGCCCGTAAACCCTTACCGTCAGATGTATGAGGCAACAAATGCCATAAACAAAGACCGCGTATACGGCAACGTTGCCTTAAACATTGCCTTCCCGGTAAAAGGTCTTACCCTTGACCTGCGTGCCGGCACTGACATAAGTGTCGACTGGCGCCAGCAGAAGAAGCCATTCCGCTCGCCTGACTACGACCGTGGCTTCTATCGCGAACAGAACAACCGTGACATCGAGACAAACCTCGACTTCATGCTACGCTATGTCAACAACAAACTTGTCGGAAAACGTCTCGGACTCAACGCTGCCTTCGGCGGCAACTCTATGATACGCCGTGTATTCAGAAATTCCGTGACTCTTAAAAATCTCGGAGAAGAGGGTATATACAATACCACCAACCTCCCCGACGGAGAGTTCGCCCGCCCATACAACTGGCGTAGCCATAAGGTTGTCAACTCATTTTATGGCTTTGTCAACTTGAGTTGGGATGATACATATTATCTTGACCTTACAGCCCGAAACGATTGGTCATCGGCTCTCGGTCGTGGCAACTGGTCATTCTTCTATCCCTCGGTCTCGGCAAGTGTATTGCTCGACAACGCCCTCAAGCTCCACGACTCTGCTCCATGGATCGACATGCTGAAAATCCGCGGTTCATGGGCCAATGTCGGCAATGATACAAACCCCTACACCCTTACCGACACATACGCGTCATCATCATCATATCCCTCAAGCTCACTTCTACCCACTACTGCAGCCAATTACTTCATCAAGCCTGAAAATGTAGAGAGCTGGGAAATAGGTATCGAGTCCATGTTCCTCCACAACCGCTTCGGTGTAGATGTCGCTTTCTACAACTCATCTACCACCAACCAGATTGTAAGCGCTGTAGCCGACATGATCACCGGAGTGTCCGCACGCAAGATGAATGCCGGCGAAATCAGAAACCGTGGTGTTGAAATCGCGCTCCATGTAATACCCGTACAGACACGCAACTTCACTTGGTCGTTCGACATCAACTGGAGCCGCAACTGGAACAAACTCGTATCTCTCGACAAAGACTGGGACCCCTCTGCCGCATTTATCCAGAACGACGGTGCAGGTGGCAGCTATGCTTCGATACGTTCCTACGTGGGCGAAGAGATGGGATGGATTTATGGCAAGGGATATAAACGTGCTCCACAGGGAGCCACCTACACCGATGCCAACGGCAATGTAGTCGACTGCTCGGGCATGAAGATTATCGATGCCTCCAACGGCATACCTCTGCTCGACGATGCCGCCGACACACGAATTGCAAAAGTCAATCCCACATGGCGCGGCGGTATGACACATTCATTCCGCTACCGCGACTTTACTCTCGGACTTACATTCTCGGCACAGATGGGCGGACATGCTTTCTCCCATACAAATGCCGTGCTTTCCTACATGGGAAAACTCACCAACTCGCTTGAAGGCCGCTACGATGGACTTACTGTAGAGGGTGTCGTAGCCACCGAAAATGCCGACGGATCCATCACCTACACTCCCAACACCCGTCCGGTAGCGTCGGTAATCGACTACTATCAGAAAGCCAAATACATCCGCAATAACGCCGAAGAGCACACATTCAAGACCGACTTCTTCAAACTCGGCGAAGCCCGACTCGACTACTCGCTCCCTCGCAAGATATGCCGTAAACTGCGTGTCGTGCAAGGAGCCGCCATCGGCGTTTATGCCACCAACATCTTCTGCATCACCGACTGGCCCCAGTTCGACCCTGAGGCGGCCGGTACAATGAACGGTACAAATATTGTAAACGGCCTTGAAATGGGCGCCCTTCCGATGACCCGCACATACGGCTTCAATATCAAACTTTCATTCTAA
- a CDS encoding SufE family protein, which translates to MTINEIQDEIIEEFADIDDWMDRYAYIIDMGNTLPPMPEEYKTPQYIIEGCQSRAWLHADITPEGLIHFTADSDAIIVKGIISMLLKVLNDHSPAEIADADLYFIDKIGLAENLSPTRSNGLAALVKQMKLYAIAYKAKLENEGK; encoded by the coding sequence ATGACTATCAACGAGATACAGGACGAGATAATCGAAGAGTTCGCCGATATCGACGATTGGATGGATCGCTACGCCTATATAATCGACATGGGCAACACATTGCCGCCGATGCCCGAAGAATACAAGACCCCGCAATACATAATCGAGGGATGTCAGAGCCGCGCATGGCTGCATGCCGATATAACACCCGAAGGACTGATACACTTTACAGCCGACAGCGACGCCATAATTGTCAAAGGGATAATCAGCATGCTCCTCAAGGTGCTCAACGACCATTCCCCCGCTGAAATAGCCGATGCCGACCTCTATTTCATCGACAAAATCGGACTTGCGGAGAATCTCTCGCCCACGCGTTCCAACGGACTTGCGGCTCTGGTAAAGCAGATGAAACTCTACGCTATAGCCTATAAGGCCAAACTCGAAAACGAAGGCAAATAA